A stretch of the Saccharolobus caldissimus genome encodes the following:
- a CDS encoding ferredoxin family protein, protein MNLLKRLSLNKYNVDRKSHIEVNTDICLTCKEKPCTKVCPAGTYEPTADGRIIAHYERCLECGAALVACPYGAIKFNFPEGGISYKYG, encoded by the coding sequence ATGAATCTTTTAAAAAGACTTTCTTTAAATAAATATAACGTAGATAGGAAATCACACATAGAAGTAAATACAGATATATGCCTTACGTGTAAAGAAAAACCCTGCACTAAGGTCTGTCCTGCTGGTACCTATGAGCCTACAGCAGATGGTAGGATAATTGCTCACTATGAAAGATGCTTAGAATGTGGTGCAGCATTAGTAGCTTGTCCTTACGGTGCCATAAAGTTTAATTTCCCAGAGGGAGGAATAAGTTATAAATACGGGTAA
- a CDS encoding glycosyltransferase family 4 protein, whose product MDLLIINHRDLKHPKAGGAEEVIYEVSKRLVKRGVNVTWFAERVNGLREEDEIEGIRVIRRGNPLSIHLYSIFEAKKHEIVIDSIAHAVPFYSYLVNPKTIGLVHHVHQEVVRYELNPFLAKTVSFLEKGLKNYGRIVAVSNTTRRDLIEKLGVNPSKIKVIYSGIDHEKYKPGKKSDQPTILWIGRLKNYKNPLDAIEIAKRVKAKLVMAGGGDLEALVKKKIAEVNGEYLGRVSEEKKIELYQSAWIVIVTSFIEGWSMVTLEANSCGTPVIGYDKGSLPEIIKNGVNGYIVKYKGIEEMSKIINDLINDEKRIKQLWMSSYEESLRYNWDKSADEYYEYLKQM is encoded by the coding sequence GTGGATTTATTAATTATAAATCACAGGGATTTGAAACATCCTAAAGCGGGCGGTGCGGAAGAGGTAATTTACGAAGTTTCCAAGAGATTAGTTAAACGTGGAGTTAACGTTACTTGGTTTGCTGAAAGAGTTAATGGTTTAAGAGAAGAGGACGAGATTGAGGGCATAAGAGTAATAAGAAGAGGAAATCCATTATCTATACATTTGTATTCAATTTTTGAGGCTAAAAAGCACGAAATTGTCATAGATAGTATAGCTCATGCAGTACCGTTTTACTCGTACTTAGTGAACCCTAAAACTATTGGTCTAGTTCATCACGTTCATCAAGAGGTAGTCAGATATGAATTAAACCCGTTTTTGGCTAAGACTGTTTCTTTTTTAGAGAAAGGGTTAAAGAATTACGGAAGAATAGTAGCAGTGTCTAATACAACGAGAAGGGATCTAATAGAAAAGTTAGGTGTGAATCCTAGTAAAATAAAAGTAATCTATAGTGGTATAGATCACGAGAAATATAAGCCTGGTAAAAAGTCAGATCAACCTACTATCTTATGGATAGGGAGGTTAAAGAATTATAAGAACCCATTAGATGCTATAGAAATAGCGAAGAGAGTTAAAGCTAAATTAGTTATGGCAGGTGGTGGAGACTTAGAGGCATTAGTCAAGAAGAAAATAGCTGAGGTTAATGGTGAATACTTAGGCAGGGTATCTGAAGAGAAAAAGATAGAGTTATATCAATCTGCATGGATCGTAATTGTTACCTCGTTTATAGAAGGTTGGAGTATGGTTACATTGGAAGCTAATTCCTGCGGAACTCCAGTTATAGGATATGATAAAGGATCTTTGCCAGAGATAATAAAAAACGGTGTTAACGGATATATAGTAAAATATAAGGGGATAGAAGAAATGAGCAAAATTATAAATGACTTAATTAATGACGAGAAAAGAATTAAACAACTTTGGATGAGCAGTTACGAAGAGTCCCTAAGATATAATTGGGATAAATCGGCGGATGAATATTATGAGTACTTAAAACAAATGTAA